The sequence TGAGTCTAACCTCCCTCGTTGTGTGTTTTCCCCTTTCGGTCTTTGAACTAACCTCTCCAACTTTTAAGTCCTCTCCCGTTAGCTCTCTGACTAAGGAGCTCTTTCCTACACCAGATGCTCCTGCAAATATAGAGACAACACCCTTAAGCTCCTCTCTCAGTTCTTCTATTCCCTCTCCACTTTCAGAGCTTGTTGGAATTACCCTGTAGCCTGCACTTCTGTAAATATCAACCCATTTGTCCAGCTCTTTAATCTCTTCTTCATTGAGTAAATCAACCTTGTTGAAGACAACTACAGGATTAACCCCGAGGTAATCGTAAACAACAAGGAGATTATCGAGTAAGTAGTTTTGAAAAGGTGGATTTTTTATAGTTGAAACAATGACAACCTTATCAACGTTGGCTATAGGAGGTCTAATCAGTAGATTTTTTCTGTCCTTTATCCCTTCAATCGCAAAAGTTTCGTTGTCAACAATTCTTCCTTCAACAACATCTCCTGCAAATATTTTATCCCTCTTTCTAACTTTCCCTAATGGAACTCCCCTGTAATGTTTACCTTCCTCCGGAACAAATACCGTTATCTTCTGTCCTGCCCTTTCTACTACAATTCCCTCTGACATGTTTCCTCCAATATTTTTCAATAACTAATTATAGAACGAAGAGATAAAATGGTTGAGAAAACGGGAGTAACGGACAGGGAAAGGGTTTTTGAGGAGCTCCAAAAGGAAGGATACGAAAATCTGTACGTTTGGAGTGGCCCTCCGGGAATCTATTATAACTGGCACATTCACCCCTTTGATGAGGTAAGGTGGATTCTTGAAGGAGAAATAACTATCGGGACAAGAGAAGAGGTAT is a genomic window of Balnearium lithotrophicum containing:
- the rsgA gene encoding ribosome small subunit-dependent GTPase A; translation: MSEGIVVERAGQKITVFVPEEGKHYRGVPLGKVRKRDKIFAGDVVEGRIVDNETFAIEGIKDRKNLLIRPPIANVDKVVIVSTIKNPPFQNYLLDNLLVVYDYLGVNPVVVFNKVDLLNEEEIKELDKWVDIYRSAGYRVIPTSSESGEGIEELREELKGVVSIFAGASGVGKSSLVRELTGEDLKVGEVSSKTERGKHTTREVRLIPFEGGFIGDAPGFSRVEALNFMDREEVRLHFPEFLRYECKFSDCLHLEEEGCEVREAVIRGEIPCERYKSYLKIIKAFVPWLSEVRNCSGD
- a CDS encoding cupin domain-containing protein — encoded protein: MVEKTGVTDRERVFEELQKEGYENLYVWSGPPGIYYNWHIHPFDEVRWILEGEITIGTREEVFHLKPGDKLRVPAGTEHWAEVGDKGVTYVCGTKR